In Engystomops pustulosus unplaced genomic scaffold, aEngPut4.maternal MAT_SCAFFOLD_383, whole genome shotgun sequence, the following proteins share a genomic window:
- the LOC140111102 gene encoding LOW QUALITY PROTEIN: multifunctional procollagen lysine hydroxylase and glycosyltransferase LH3-like (The sequence of the model RefSeq protein was modified relative to this genomic sequence to represent the inferred CDS: inserted 1 base in 1 codon): protein MFSYLAEKLVVITVATEATEGYQRFLRTARHFNYTVKTLGLGQEWKGGDVARTVGGGQKVRWLKEALEEYHEVEDMIVMFVDSYDVVLAGSPIELLWKFQQFEHRVVFSAEGFCWPDWSLADKYPPVSTGKRFLNSGGFMGYAPQLYRIAQLWKFKDDDDDQLFYTKVYLDQELRERFNIGLDHKSKIFQNLNGAIDEVVMKFDKNKXRARNVAYDTIPVVIHGNGPTKLQLNYLGNYVPNAWTHEGGCEVCDQDLLDISQVEDDDLPRVLLGVFIEQPTPFLPQFLERLAALNYPRNRLSIYIHNSEVYHEKHIQNFFDSHKEEFPSVKVVGPEEALSQGEARDMGMDLCRQDDTCDYYYSLDADVVLTNPDTLYMLIQENRKVIAPMVSRSGKLWSNFWGALSPEGYYARSEDYVDIVQGKRIGVWNVPYIAHSYLVKGETLRRELSRRNVFTLSGVDPDMSFCKSVRDKGVFLHISNRDEFGRLISTSNYNISHLHNDLWQIYENPVDWKEKYIHENYSRIFEEDYFEQPCPDVYWFPIFKDVMCDEFVEEMENFGQWSGGKNEDKRLAGGYENVPTVDIHMTQAGYQEQWLKLLKEYVAPVTEKLFPGYYTKAKALLNFIVRYRPDEQPFLRPHHDSSTFTINIALNSKGVDYEGGGCRFIRYNCRVESPRKGWSLIHPGRLTHYHEGLPTTWGTRYIMVSFVDP, encoded by the exons ATGTTTTCTTATCTTGCAGAGAAGCTTGTGGTGATCACGGTGGCCACGGAAGCCACGGAGGGCTACCAGCGCTTCCTGCGCACCGCTCGTCACTTTAACTACACGGTGAAG ACCCTTGGCCTGGGACAGGAGTGGAAGGGCGGTGATGTGGCGCGCACGGTGGGTGGAGGGCAGAAGGTGCGCTGGCTGAAGGAGGCGCTGGAGGAGTATCACGAGGTAGAGGACATGATCGTCATGTTTGTTGACAG CTATGACGTGGTCCTGGCCGGGAGCCCCATCGAGCTGCTCTGGAAGTTCCAGCAGTTTGAGCATCGGGTGGTCTTCTCTGCGGAGGGCTTCTGCTGGCCGGACTGGTCCCTGGCAGACAAGTACCCGCCCGTCAGCACCGGCAAGCGCTTCCTGAACTCCGGAG GCTTCATGGGTTACGCCCCGCAGCTCTACCGCATCGCCCAACTATGGAAGTTCAAGGACGACGATGACGACCAATTGTTCTACACCAAGGTCTACCTGGACCAGGAGCTCAGG GAGAGATTTAACATCGGGCTGGACCACAAGTCTAAGATTTTCCAGAACCTGAATGGCGCCATCG ATGAGGTCGTCATGAAGTTTGATAAGAACA GTCGGGCCCGGAACGTGGCCTATGACACCATCCCTGTCGTTATCCACGGCAACGGACCCACCAAG ctgcAGCTCAACTACCTGGGGAACTACGTGCCCAACGCCTGGACCCACGAGGGCGGCTGCGAGGTGTgcgaccaggacctgctggacatCTCCCAGGTGGAG GATGATGATCTTCCCCGGGTGCTGCTGGGGGTCTTCATCGAGCAGCCCACCCCATTCCTGCCGCAGTTCCTGGAGAGGCTGGCGGCATTGAACTACCCGCGAAACCGCCTGTCCATCTACATCCATAACAGT GAGGTCTACCATGAGAAGCACATCCAGAATTTCTTTGACAGCCACAAGGAGGAGTTTCCCAGCGTCAAGGTGGTGGGTCCGGAGGAGGCGCTGAGCCAGGGCGAGGCCAGAGACATGGGCAT GGACCTGTGCCGGCAGGACGAcacctgtgactactactacagcCTGGACGCCGACGTGGTGCTGACCAACCCGGACACCCTGTACATGCTGATCCAAGAGAACCG GAAAGTCATCGCCCCCATGGTGTCTCGCAGCGGGAAGCTGTGGTCAAACTTCTGGGGGGCGCTGAGCCCCGAGGGGTACTACGCCCGCTCCGAGGACTATGTGGACATTGTGCAAGGGAAGAGGAT TGGGGTGTGGAACGTCCCGTACATCGCCCATTCCTACCTGGTTAAGGGCGAGACCCTCCGTCGTGAGTTGTCGCGCAGGAACGTCTTCACGTTGTCAGGAGTGGACCCCGACATGTCGTTCTGCAAGAGCGTCCGGGACAAG GGCGTCTTCCTGCACATCAGTAACCGGGACGAGTTTGGTCGCCTGATCTCCACCTCCAACTACAACATCTCCCACCTCCACAACGACCTGTGGCAGATCTATGAGAATCCAGTG GACTGGAAGGAGAAGTATATCCATGAGAACTACTCCCGGATCTTTGAGGAGGATTATTTCGAGCAG ccctgccccgatgtctactGGTTCCCCATCTTCAAGGACGTCATGTGCGACGAGTTCGTGGAGGAGATGGAAAACTTTGGTCAGTGGTCTGGAGGGAAGAACGAG GACAAGCGTCTGGCGGGTGGATACGAGAACGTGCCCACGGTGGACATCCACATGACGCAGGCCGGGTACCAGGAGCAATGGCTGAAGTTACTGAAGGAGTATGTGGCCCCTGTCACAGAGAAGCTGTTCCCTGGATATTACACCAAG GCCAAGGCGCTGCTGAACTTCATCGTGCGGTACCGTCCTGACGAGCAGCCGTTCCTGCGCCCGCACCACGACTCCTCCACCTTCACCATCAACATCGCCCTCAACAGCAAAGGCGTGGACTACGAG GGCGGCGGCTGCAGATTCATCCGCTACAACTGCCGCGTGGAGTCTCCTCGTAAGGGATGGTCCTTGATCCACCCGGGACGGCTGACACATTACCACGAGGGGCTGCCCACCACCTGGGGGACACGGTACatcatggtgtcatttgtggacCCCTGA